GCTTCGGGGTGTGGGGTCTGGGCCAGCCGACCTTCGTCGGTCACTCGCAGGCATTCGCGCTCAATGCCGTGCAGGCACTGCTTGAGCAGGGAGAGATTGGCGCCGAGCAAGCTCAGGCGGCGATTGAGGAGGTCGCTCAAGATGGATTCCTTCACGCGTCAGTCGCCCCAATATGGGGGTAGAAATGACGGTCTACAAGGGTAGGGACAAAGGAACTGGCGTTGTCGCCTGGTTTACGCGGTTCCGGTGCTGGTAGCGCAGATACTTCGGGGCCTTGCCGAACCCATCGCGTGACAAGCCCGCTCCCACAAAAGCACCGAGGCACCAGTGGGAGCGGGCTTGTCCCGCGATAGGGTCAGTGACAGCGCCCGACCAATACCGGCAAAAATACCGCAGTTATCACTCGGGCAGCTAGAGAACCGCGAAGGTTCCCTGTGCCTTGGCCACCAGCTTGTCGCCCTGGAGCACGTCGGCGTCGACCACCAGCGTGCGCCGCCCTGCGTGTATCACCCGGGCGGTGCACAGCACTTCGCCGTCGCTGACAGCGCGCATGTAGTTGATCTTGCATTCGATGGTCACGCTTTGCTGGTCGAAGCCATGGCTGGCCGAGCAGGCCAGGCCCATGGCGATGTCCACCAGGCTGAAGATCGCCCCGCCGTGCAGTTTCTGGCCACGGTTGCGCAGGTGTGGTTCCAGCGCCAGGGCCACCTCGGCAACGCCTGTGTCCAGGCGTTGCAGGCGGCAGCCCAGGAGCTGGCTGAAGGCGCTTTCGACGTATTCCTTCGGGACGTCCATCACTTCTTCTTCAACTGCTTGGCGTTGGCGAACAGCGCGGCCATGGCGTTGTTGGCCGGCGCGGCGGTGGCGGTTTCGCGCGGGCGTGGTGCCTGTTGCGAACGGTTGCCGCCGTTGCCGCGTGGGCCGCCACGGTTGCCTTCGACCTTCTCGCCTGGGGTATCGCTCATGCGCATGGACAGGCCGACGCGCTTGCGCGGGATGTCCACTTCCATGACCTTGACCTTGACCACGTCGCCGGCCTTGACCGCTTCGCGCGGATCCTTGACGAACTTCTCCGACAGCGCCGAGATGTGCACCAGGCCATCCTGGTGCACGCCGATGTCGACGAAGGCGCCGAAGTTGGTGACGTTGGTCACCACGCCTTCGAGGATCATGCCGGGCTCCAGGTCCTTGAGGTCCTCGACGCCATCCTGGAAGGTCGCGGTCTTGAACTCAGGGCGCGGGTCGCGGCCGGGCTTGTCCAGCTCCTGGAGGATGTCGGTGACGGTCGGCAGGCCGAAGGATTCGTCGGTGAATTTCTTCGGGTCGAGGCGCTTGAGGAAGCTGCTGTCGCCGATCAGCGAGCGGATATCGCGGCCGGTGTCGGCGGCGATGCGTTGTACCAGCGGATAGGCTTCGGGGTG
The Pseudomonas putida genome window above contains:
- a CDS encoding PaaI family thioesterase, with product MDVPKEYVESAFSQLLGCRLQRLDTGVAEVALALEPHLRNRGQKLHGGAIFSLVDIAMGLACSASHGFDQQSVTIECKINYMRAVSDGEVLCTARVIHAGRRTLVVDADVLQGDKLVAKAQGTFAVL